One genomic region from Streptomyces venezuelae encodes:
- the rph gene encoding ribonuclease PH, translated as MSRIDGRTPEQLRPVTIERGWSKHAEGSVLISFGDTKVFCTASVTEGVPRWRKGSGEGWVTGEYSMLPRATNTRGDRESVRGKIGGRTHEISRLIGRSLRAVIDYKALGENTIVLDCDVLQADGGTRTAAITGAYVALADAVAWAQGKKLVKAGRKPLTGTVGAVSVGIVDGVPLLDLCYEEDVRAETDMNVVCTGDGRFVEVQGTAEAEPFDRKELNALLDLASGGCAELAEIQRKALEGTL; from the coding sequence ATGTCTCGCATCGACGGCCGTACCCCCGAACAGCTCCGCCCCGTCACCATCGAACGCGGCTGGAGCAAGCACGCAGAGGGCTCCGTCCTCATCTCCTTCGGTGACACCAAGGTCTTCTGCACCGCCTCCGTCACCGAAGGCGTCCCGCGCTGGCGCAAGGGCAGCGGCGAAGGCTGGGTCACCGGCGAGTACTCCATGCTGCCCCGGGCCACCAACACCCGCGGCGACCGCGAGTCCGTCCGCGGCAAGATCGGCGGCCGTACGCACGAGATCTCCCGCCTCATCGGCCGCTCGCTGCGCGCCGTCATCGACTACAAGGCCCTCGGCGAGAACACGATCGTCCTCGACTGCGACGTCCTCCAGGCCGACGGCGGCACCCGCACCGCCGCCATCACCGGCGCGTACGTCGCCCTCGCCGACGCCGTCGCCTGGGCCCAGGGCAAGAAGCTCGTGAAGGCCGGCCGCAAGCCCCTCACCGGCACCGTCGGCGCCGTCTCCGTCGGCATCGTCGACGGCGTCCCCCTCCTCGACCTCTGTTACGAGGAGGACGTCCGCGCCGAGACCGACATGAACGTCGTCTGCACCGGCGACGGCCGCTTCGTCGAGGTCCAGGGCACCGCCGAGGCCGAGCCCTTCGACCGCAAGGAGCTCAACGCCCTCCTCGACCTGGCCTCCGGCGGCTGCGCCGAACTGGCGGAGATCCAGCGCAAGGCCCTCGAAGGAACCCTCTGA